One window of Microtus pennsylvanicus isolate mMicPen1 chromosome X, mMicPen1.hap1, whole genome shotgun sequence genomic DNA carries:
- the Tspan6 gene encoding tetraspanin-6 isoform X1 gives MASPSRRLQTKPVITCLKSVLLIYTFIFWITGVILLAVGIWGKVSLENYFSLLNEKATNVPFVLIGTGTVIILLGTFGCFATCRASAWMLKLYAMFLTLIFLVELVAAIVGFVFRHEIKNSFKSNYVNALKEYNSTRDYRSEAVDKIQSTLHCCGVTDSGDWEDTNYYSETGFPKSCCKLEGCTPQRDKDKVNKEGCFIKVMTIIESEMGVVAGISFGVACFQLIGIFLAYCLSRAITNNQYEIV, from the exons ATGGCGTCCCCATCTCGGAGGCTGCAGACTAAACCAGTCATTACTTGTTTAAAAAGCGTTCTCTTGATCTACACTTTCATCTTTTGG ATCACTGGTGTTATCCTTCTTGCCGTTGGCATATGGGGCAAGGTGAGCctggaaaattatttttccctCTTAAATGAGAAGGCCACCAATGTCCCTTTTGTGCTCATTGGCACGGGCACTGTCATTATTCTCTTGGGCACCTTTGGTTGTTTTGCTACCTGTCGGGCTTCTGCATGGATGCTGAAACTG TACGCGATGTTTCTGACCCTCATTTTTTTGGTCGAACTAGTTGCTGCCATTGTAGGATTTGTGTTCAGACATGAG ATCAAGAACAGCTTTAAAAGTAACTATGTAAACGCTCTGAAGGAGTACAACTCCACAAGGGATTATAGGAGCGAAGCCGTAGACAAGATCCAAAGTACG ttgcaTTGTTGTGGTGTCACCGACTCTGGAGATTGGGAAGATACTAATTATTATTCAGAAACAGGATTTCCCAAGAGCTGCTGTAAGCTGGAAGGTTGTACtccacagagagacaaagataaAGTCAACAAAGAA GGTTGTTTCATAAAGGTCATGACAATTATAGAATCAGAAATGGGAGTCGTTGCTGGAATTTCTTTTGGAGTTGCTTGCTTTCAG CTAATTGGAATCTTTCTCGCCTACTGCCTCTCTCGTGCCATAACAAATAATCAGTATGAAATAGTATAA
- the Tspan6 gene encoding tetraspanin-6 isoform X2 has protein sequence MLKLYAMFLTLIFLVELVAAIVGFVFRHEIKNSFKSNYVNALKEYNSTRDYRSEAVDKIQSTLHCCGVTDSGDWEDTNYYSETGFPKSCCKLEGCTPQRDKDKVNKEGCFIKVMTIIESEMGVVAGISFGVACFQLIGIFLAYCLSRAITNNQYEIV, from the exons ATGCTGAAACTG TACGCGATGTTTCTGACCCTCATTTTTTTGGTCGAACTAGTTGCTGCCATTGTAGGATTTGTGTTCAGACATGAG ATCAAGAACAGCTTTAAAAGTAACTATGTAAACGCTCTGAAGGAGTACAACTCCACAAGGGATTATAGGAGCGAAGCCGTAGACAAGATCCAAAGTACG ttgcaTTGTTGTGGTGTCACCGACTCTGGAGATTGGGAAGATACTAATTATTATTCAGAAACAGGATTTCCCAAGAGCTGCTGTAAGCTGGAAGGTTGTACtccacagagagacaaagataaAGTCAACAAAGAA GGTTGTTTCATAAAGGTCATGACAATTATAGAATCAGAAATGGGAGTCGTTGCTGGAATTTCTTTTGGAGTTGCTTGCTTTCAG CTAATTGGAATCTTTCTCGCCTACTGCCTCTCTCGTGCCATAACAAATAATCAGTATGAAATAGTATAA